The uncultured Methanomethylovorans sp. genome contains a region encoding:
- the mcrC gene encoding methyl-coenzyme M reductase I operon protein C translates to MFDRETQVVDCRHGMGLGRGGGLAQRGTLSETGRSDVIAVAMSPGRRHITKPVCELTYGMRREEIQVSVLVLNTGSGIPDTNMGSGTFGISPEEVAQISRHKLAVIHTGNVRDHVIKKVRAILEQVNIPAVIVCQTPVDFEDFAMAGVKTRLVKPKDKDILTKGRIMEIVTGVTRGESCSREKLNELVKAVKTTMKSLDVRSV, encoded by the coding sequence ATGTTCGACCGGGAAACACAGGTTGTAGACTGTAGACATGGGATGGGTCTTGGAAGAGGTGGTGGTCTCGCGCAAAGAGGTACACTATCAGAAACTGGAAGGTCCGATGTAATTGCAGTGGCAATGAGCCCCGGAAGAAGACATATCACAAAGCCTGTATGCGAACTTACATACGGTATGCGTCGCGAGGAAATACAGGTAAGCGTCCTGGTATTGAATACTGGGTCAGGGATACCTGATACTAACATGGGTTCCGGAACCTTCGGAATATCTCCTGAAGAGGTAGCCCAGATCTCAAGGCATAAACTTGCGGTCATACATACGGGCAACGTAAGGGACCATGTGATAAAGAAAGTAAGAGCTATACTAGAGCAAGTAAATATTCCTGCCGTTATCGTTTGTCAAACTCCTGTTGATTTTGAGGATTTTGCGATGGCAGGTGTGAAGACGAGGCTTGTGAAGCCAAAAGATAAGGATATCTTGACAAAAGGAAGAATAATGGAAATTGTGACAGGGGTTACACGAGGCGAATCATGTTCAAGAGAAAAATTGAACGAACTCGTGAAAGCCGTGAAAACCACAATGAAATCATTAGATGTTAGGAGTGTATGA
- the mcrB gene encoding coenzyme-B sulfoethylthiotransferase subunit beta, translating into MSDKIDIYDDKGKLLESGVDLMDIAPTRNAAIQNIVKDTKRTVAVNLAGIENALASGKMGGAGRRILGRGLKYDIVANASAIQDSVAKLIRVNKDDDTNVKVLAGGKQLLVQVPSLRTAIGADYVSASTVSAAAVVQTIVDMYKVDMFDAPIVKGAVWGSYPQTMDMMGSNVASILSIPQNNEGLGYSLRNITTNHIAAITGKKAMNAAALSSIFEQTSMYEMGNAVGLFERHQLLGLAYQGLNANNMVCDLVTKNKTGTVGTVIQSTVERAIEDGVIAVDKKAPSGYNFYKANDVSMWNAYAAAGLLAATMVNCGAGRAAQNVSSTILYFNDIMEKETGLPGCDMGRAQGTAVGFSFFSHSIYGGGGPGIFNGNHVVTRHSRGFAIPCVCAAVSLDAGTQMFTVEKTSALVGNVFGSIKEFKEPIKAVAGAL; encoded by the coding sequence GTGTCTGATAAAATAGACATTTACGACGACAAAGGTAAGCTGTTGGAAAGCGGCGTCGATCTTATGGACATTGCGCCAACAAGAAACGCAGCCATACAGAATATCGTCAAAGACACCAAAAGGACTGTTGCAGTTAACCTTGCAGGTATCGAGAATGCTCTTGCCAGTGGTAAAATGGGTGGCGCAGGCCGCCGTATACTTGGAAGAGGGCTTAAGTACGACATAGTTGCAAACGCCAGTGCCATCCAAGACTCTGTTGCAAAATTAATAAGGGTCAACAAAGACGATGACACAAACGTAAAAGTACTTGCTGGCGGAAAGCAGTTACTTGTGCAGGTCCCATCCCTTAGGACCGCAATAGGTGCAGACTACGTTTCAGCAAGCACAGTAAGCGCTGCAGCCGTGGTACAGACCATCGTTGACATGTACAAGGTAGACATGTTCGATGCACCTATCGTAAAAGGAGCAGTATGGGGAAGCTACCCACAGACAATGGACATGATGGGCAGCAACGTTGCATCCATCCTCAGTATCCCACAGAACAACGAAGGTCTGGGTTATTCCCTGAGGAACATCACCACCAACCACATTGCAGCTATCACCGGTAAGAAGGCCATGAACGCTGCAGCACTGTCATCCATCTTTGAGCAGACAAGTATGTACGAGATGGGTAACGCAGTGGGCTTGTTCGAGAGACACCAGCTTCTGGGTCTTGCATACCAGGGTCTAAACGCTAACAACATGGTATGTGACCTTGTAACCAAGAACAAGACAGGTACTGTCGGTACTGTAATCCAGTCCACAGTAGAGAGAGCTATCGAGGACGGCGTCATTGCAGTTGACAAGAAGGCACCATCCGGATACAATTTCTACAAGGCAAATGATGTTTCCATGTGGAATGCATATGCCGCAGCAGGTCTGCTTGCAGCAACCATGGTAAACTGTGGTGCAGGAAGAGCAGCACAGAACGTATCTTCAACCATCCTGTACTTCAACGACATCATGGAGAAAGAGACAGGACTTCCAGGCTGTGACATGGGAAGGGCCCAGGGTACAGCAGTCGGATTCTCCTTCTTCAGCCACTCAATATATGGTGGAGGCGGACCAGGTATATTCAACGGTAACCACGTAGTTACCAGGCACTCCAGAGGATTCGCAATTCCTTGTGTATGTGCAGCAGTTTCACTTGATGCAGGTACCCAGATGTTCACTGTTGAGAAGACATCTGCACTTGTGGGCAACGTGTTCGGTTCAATAAAGGAGTTCAAGGAACCAATCAAGGCAGTTGCAGGAGCCCTCTAA
- the mmp10 gene encoding methyl coenzyme M reductase-arginine methyltransferase Mmp10 (Mmp10 (methanogenesis marker protein 10) is a cobalamin-requiring radical SAM methyltransferase that creates the methylarginine modification to methyl coenzyme M reductase.): MEIVADVGGSPGIDCNGFCTYCYFKKVKEILPFGCKYCFPFQKGCDYCTRGVKEAYSGFKPIQFVLHSLSDSIRFRANEITKITISGGGDVSCYPQLRELVSTLSQLDKPIHLGYTSGKGFNSPDDAHFFIEHGVTEVSFTVFSTDPLLRAEYMRDPNPEASLEVLKDFSKHCDVYAAIVIIPGVNDGEELWKTLSDLQEMGTKGAILMRFANSREEGLILGNGPILQDIKTHTIGEFLAIVGEAASRYTMRITGTPLEDPLIGCPFALRNDEEALAQLPKLRKQATLITSKAAYPRLAEIFAKLGGSVNVVSVDKDVGCLITIEDLKSLELADVKETVLIPGRAFVHDPEAKAFLSRDGVDRFVRRGPEMLSYDGEMSIGMTREAVIAFEIEQFTELINQINAFGLAIT, translated from the coding sequence ATGGAAATCGTAGCCGATGTTGGTGGCAGTCCGGGCATAGACTGTAATGGATTTTGCACCTATTGTTATTTCAAAAAAGTAAAAGAAATACTACCCTTTGGGTGCAAGTATTGTTTTCCATTCCAAAAAGGATGTGATTACTGTACTAGAGGTGTGAAAGAAGCTTATAGTGGCTTTAAGCCCATACAGTTTGTTCTCCACAGCCTGTCAGATAGCATAAGGTTCAGAGCTAATGAGATTACAAAAATAACCATTAGCGGAGGAGGAGATGTTAGCTGCTATCCGCAATTAAGGGAACTTGTATCTACTCTTTCCCAGCTTGACAAGCCAATACATCTAGGATATACCAGTGGCAAAGGATTCAATTCTCCCGATGATGCACACTTTTTCATAGAGCATGGGGTAACAGAAGTTTCCTTTACTGTGTTCTCCACTGACCCTCTACTTCGCGCGGAGTATATGCGTGATCCTAATCCCGAAGCTTCCCTGGAAGTACTTAAAGATTTTAGTAAGCATTGTGATGTCTATGCTGCTATCGTGATCATACCAGGTGTAAACGATGGAGAAGAGTTGTGGAAAACTCTTTCTGATCTGCAGGAAATGGGTACAAAGGGTGCTATACTCATGCGTTTTGCAAACAGCAGGGAAGAAGGTCTAATTTTGGGTAATGGTCCTATTCTTCAAGATATAAAAACGCACACAATTGGTGAATTTCTTGCTATAGTGGGAGAAGCTGCCTCAAGATATACCATGAGGATAACAGGAACTCCTCTGGAAGATCCGCTCATAGGCTGTCCCTTTGCACTGCGTAATGATGAAGAAGCCCTGGCCCAGCTCCCTAAACTAAGGAAACAAGCCACGCTTATCACCAGCAAAGCAGCTTATCCAAGACTTGCAGAAATCTTTGCTAAGTTGGGAGGATCTGTAAACGTTGTTTCCGTTGACAAGGACGTCGGTTGTCTTATAACCATCGAAGATCTGAAAAGCCTCGAACTGGCAGATGTCAAAGAAACAGTCTTGATCCCCGGAAGAGCATTCGTGCATGATCCTGAAGCAAAGGCTTTCTTATCCAGGGATGGTGTGGACAGATTCGTACGCAGAGGTCCTGAAATGCTTAGCTATGACGGAGAAATGTCCATAGGCATGACTCGGGAAGCAGTGATAGCCTTTGAAATAGAGCAATTCACTGAACTTATCAACCAAATCAATGCCTTTGGCCTGGCAATCACATAA
- the mcrD gene encoding methyl-coenzyme M reductase operon protein D codes for MTDTSSDTIKRLQLEIVPQRLLNPETAQGLLNEILDLEGVVRLFIHGPRLPGTVPYGPAKGTAMAHNSRRLIEIEGKMVELMVIVGSIRLEVTDIDVKEQVHEICEKLLPFPFEFREGNFMLRRQTVTGYARFGSDQDPLMIGITDPKGKLRDQVCFLKEE; via the coding sequence ATGACAGATACGTCTTCAGACACAATAAAGCGTTTACAGCTTGAAATAGTTCCTCAGCGTTTGCTAAATCCGGAAACTGCGCAGGGTCTCCTTAATGAGATCCTGGACCTGGAAGGAGTCGTAAGGCTGTTCATTCACGGCCCGAGATTACCCGGAACAGTACCATATGGTCCTGCAAAGGGAACTGCTATGGCACATAATTCCCGACGCCTTATAGAAATAGAAGGCAAGATGGTGGAATTGATGGTCATTGTAGGTAGTATCCGTCTGGAAGTGACAGATATTGATGTGAAAGAACAGGTGCATGAGATCTGCGAGAAATTGCTTCCATTCCCATTTGAGTTCAGGGAAGGTAATTTCATGTTAAGACGACAGACAGTCACAGGTTATGCACGATTCGGATCTGATCAAGACCCACTTATGATTGGGATCACTGATCCGAAAGGCAAATTAAGAGATCAGGTATGCTTCCTCAAAGAGGAGTGA